One segment of uncultured Tolumonas sp. DNA contains the following:
- the lgt gene encoding prolipoprotein diacylglyceryl transferase, whose protein sequence is MLFWNANPILVQLGPIAVHWYGALFAAGFLLGYQLMQRIYRQEGRPTEQLDKLLTYIFIGTVVGARLAHTLIYEPEYYLAHPIDILKIWEGGLASHGGGIGVLLAIWLFVRQHPENRFLWLADRLAIPTALTGCFIRLGNFMNSEIIGNPTDGSWGVVFERIDNLPRHPVQLYEAACYFVTFVLLFLLFRGNKGKQPGFLFGLFLVLIFSARFALEFFKTPQAAYEAGNLITVGQWLSVPFVVVGIVLVMLSGKKKTS, encoded by the coding sequence ATGCTGTTCTGGAATGCCAATCCTATTTTAGTTCAACTCGGCCCGATTGCCGTCCATTGGTATGGCGCCTTATTTGCTGCCGGTTTCCTGCTCGGTTATCAACTGATGCAACGTATTTATCGCCAGGAAGGCCGACCAACCGAGCAACTGGACAAACTACTCACCTATATTTTTATTGGTACCGTGGTTGGTGCACGATTAGCACATACGCTGATCTATGAACCAGAATATTATTTGGCTCACCCGATCGATATTTTAAAGATCTGGGAAGGTGGTTTGGCGAGTCATGGCGGTGGTATCGGCGTTCTGCTCGCGATCTGGTTGTTCGTTCGTCAACATCCAGAAAATCGCTTCTTGTGGTTAGCTGATCGCTTAGCCATCCCAACCGCGCTGACTGGTTGCTTTATCCGTTTGGGTAATTTCATGAACTCAGAAATTATTGGTAATCCGACTGATGGTAGCTGGGGCGTAGTCTTCGAGCGTATCGATAACTTGCCGCGCCATCCTGTGCAGTTGTATGAAGCAGCTTGTTATTTTGTCACCTTCGTACTTTTATTCCTGCTGTTTCGTGGCAATAAAGGCAAACAACCGGGTTTTTTGTTCGGCCTGTTTCTGGTGTTAATTTTCAGTGCTCGTTTTGCTTTAGAGTTCTTCAAGACCCCGCAAGCTGCCTATGAAGCCGGTAATCTGATCACAGTCGGACAATGGCTGAGTGTGCCATTTGTAGTGGTCGGTATTGTTCTGGTTATGTTATCTGGCAAGAAAAAAACCAGCTAA
- the pilV gene encoding type IV pilus modification protein PilV yields the protein MIIPIKNGFTLIEVMISVVILTVSLLGVAGMYGFAAKFASEARQQAHAVYMANDILEGLRINKNVWFTSVLVNDDRQYQLNIESGKNTSSYSECYIDHQSNHTCRNNDFLRLEIANWQQHLEAAFSTGPASACLMIQRQHAEAIVHVKVIINWLMKNTVSSSEIPVLDATCSDAGIGRRQFVVQTLL from the coding sequence ATGATCATACCAATTAAAAATGGATTTACTCTGATAGAGGTAATGATCAGTGTGGTGATTCTGACTGTTAGTTTACTCGGTGTTGCTGGTATGTATGGTTTCGCGGCCAAATTTGCGTCTGAAGCCAGACAGCAAGCACATGCCGTCTATATGGCGAATGACATACTGGAAGGCCTGCGCATAAACAAAAATGTTTGGTTCACGTCTGTATTAGTGAACGATGACAGGCAATATCAGTTAAATATTGAATCAGGAAAAAATACCAGCTCATATTCAGAGTGCTATATAGACCACCAATCCAATCATACATGTCGCAATAACGATTTTTTACGCTTGGAAATAGCTAATTGGCAGCAGCATTTAGAAGCTGCATTTTCGACTGGGCCTGCATCTGCCTGCTTAATGATACAACGTCAACATGCAGAAGCTATTGTGCACGTAAAAGTGATAATCAACTGGTTGATGAAGAATACAGTGTCATCATCGGAAATACCGGTATTGGATGCTACTTGTAGTGATGCCGGAATAGGGCGTCGGCAATTTGTAGTGCAAACATTGCTATGA
- a CDS encoding PilW family protein translates to MKLVRGFTLLEWMLATTIGLFLLVGIFSLYVTSRNNTHQLQIYNELQENGRLAMNLLLQDLRQTGFFGDYSSQGLRLNDAVISRVKLTAGNDCLDERGAQGGTLPSSDANGVLRPFLARHTNHNSVLNADLSCLSHTKLQPDSDVLALKRVIGAPINYPNITLNPLRIYLAGNVNQALFFAGKERNLNGLVTHLAGAKIWEYQNHVYYIQEVDDVPELRLIQLTDQMRATYSLPLVQGVEKIRILLAVDDSIPSDGIADRYLPPEKITPTIWNTFAITGLKLFLLLRASERSPGYRNEQSYQLGDLSLPPFNDHYQRLLLQSSVQFRNARVEVTH, encoded by the coding sequence ATGAAATTGGTTCGAGGCTTCACTTTGCTGGAATGGATGCTGGCTACGACGATAGGCCTGTTTTTGTTGGTGGGTATCTTTTCTCTGTATGTCACATCAAGGAACAATACTCATCAACTGCAAATTTATAATGAATTACAAGAAAATGGCCGTCTGGCGATGAATTTATTGTTGCAAGATCTACGGCAAACTGGATTTTTTGGGGATTATTCAAGTCAGGGATTACGTCTGAACGACGCTGTTATTTCACGGGTTAAATTGACAGCGGGAAATGATTGTCTGGATGAGCGTGGTGCTCAGGGCGGCACATTACCTTCTTCGGATGCGAATGGCGTATTACGTCCGTTTTTGGCACGGCATACCAATCATAATAGTGTGTTGAACGCTGATTTAAGTTGCTTGTCGCACACTAAATTACAACCAGACAGTGATGTACTGGCGCTAAAGCGTGTTATCGGAGCACCGATCAACTATCCGAATATAACACTAAATCCTCTTCGGATTTATCTGGCTGGTAACGTAAATCAAGCGCTATTTTTTGCTGGCAAGGAACGTAACCTCAATGGATTGGTGACACATTTGGCGGGAGCGAAAATTTGGGAGTATCAGAACCATGTTTATTATATACAGGAAGTAGATGATGTTCCCGAATTAAGACTGATCCAGCTGACGGATCAGATGCGGGCCACTTACAGTCTGCCGCTAGTCCAAGGTGTTGAGAAGATACGGATCTTGCTCGCGGTCGATGACTCGATACCTTCAGATGGCATTGCCGATAGGTATCTTCCCCCTGAAAAGATTACTCCCACGATCTGGAATACTTTTGCGATAACTGGGCTCAAATTGTTTCTTCTGCTCCGAGCATCGGAGCGTTCCCCTGGTTATCGAAATGAGCAAAGCTACCAACTTGGTGATTTATCATTACCGCCGTTTAACGACCATTATCAGCGCCTTCTACTGCAATCAAGTGTGCAATTTCGGAATGCCCGTGTCGAGGTGACACATTAA
- a CDS encoding PilC/PilY family type IV pilus protein: MHSYSFMSPVVADEHIYLSMFNYQSVHGWQGELKKFKLSTDGQITDRNGEPVVDCTGKLLNNARSFWSSSVVNQAAESDVSGMLEVKASRQLLSNTGDGPAPLSSLPEDVLSKIPQFLGDSMHNPPRVLNYGHQHKGTDRRVLVGTNAGMLHLFNDAGNTLDETWAFIPAEFLSRVTALPPAEFHAHQYGLDGEISVFHDDKDLDGIVEADEGDRLWVFFGLRRGGSSYYALDLTDPDHPGLKWKISGDGRDGMYTLLGETWSTPQLAYISSHGSEKKPILVVGAGYDPQKNHASTHSAQLGRAIYIIDADSGAKLFSISPEADSLNNLQAPLTDAIPADVALLDSDQDGITDRLYAADTGGNVWRLDMAGDFSDWRMTKLAALGPAQNETIAGVRQFFGQPVIVRSVVRMETGKQAAVEVPADWVLLGSGDRVHPEQMDPVPNYYFALPDRQVTPYKKSQSTASLFTIDTLQKVDLSSAVVKRSDFSSGWYASLKQAQEKVFGNGYVVAGQAWFTSFSPADSNQSGGDSVGMIQLYRLDLQSGLFNNRSLGVTQYHDQLLENLGIVYQASAHQLWMTGVRADADDKNKQCSKIGIPLSDVIKPRKISEYQTEY, from the coding sequence ATGCACTCTTATTCTTTTATGTCACCGGTTGTTGCTGATGAGCATATTTATCTTTCGATGTTTAACTATCAGTCTGTGCATGGTTGGCAAGGCGAGCTCAAAAAGTTCAAGTTATCAACCGATGGACAGATAACCGATCGAAATGGTGAGCCGGTAGTTGACTGCACCGGGAAATTACTCAATAACGCGCGTAGCTTCTGGTCATCTTCGGTTGTAAATCAAGCTGCGGAGAGTGATGTTAGCGGCATGCTTGAGGTTAAGGCATCCCGGCAATTATTAAGTAATACGGGGGATGGGCCTGCACCATTAAGTTCATTACCTGAGGATGTGTTGAGTAAGATCCCGCAGTTTCTTGGTGACAGTATGCATAATCCGCCGCGGGTGCTGAATTATGGTCATCAGCATAAAGGAACTGATCGGCGAGTACTTGTAGGTACGAATGCTGGGATGCTGCATTTATTCAACGATGCGGGCAATACATTGGATGAGACATGGGCATTTATTCCGGCTGAATTTTTGTCTCGTGTTACTGCATTGCCGCCAGCTGAATTTCACGCTCATCAATATGGTTTGGATGGTGAAATCAGCGTGTTTCATGATGATAAAGATCTCGATGGCATCGTTGAGGCCGATGAAGGCGATAGGCTTTGGGTTTTCTTTGGCTTGCGGCGAGGTGGGAGTAGTTATTATGCCTTGGATTTGACCGATCCTGATCACCCTGGATTGAAGTGGAAAATAAGCGGCGATGGTCGAGATGGAATGTATACATTATTGGGTGAAACTTGGTCGACACCGCAACTCGCGTATATCTCTAGTCATGGTTCTGAGAAAAAGCCTATTCTGGTTGTTGGTGCCGGTTACGATCCCCAAAAAAATCATGCATCTACTCACTCTGCACAACTTGGTCGGGCTATTTATATAATTGATGCTGATTCCGGGGCAAAACTGTTTTCGATCAGTCCTGAGGCTGACAGCCTGAATAATTTACAAGCACCGCTGACTGATGCCATTCCTGCTGATGTGGCTTTGCTGGATAGCGATCAGGATGGAATAACCGATCGTCTGTATGCCGCGGATACCGGTGGTAATGTTTGGCGTTTGGACATGGCGGGTGATTTTTCTGATTGGCGCATGACAAAACTGGCGGCATTAGGGCCGGCGCAGAATGAAACGATAGCCGGTGTCCGGCAATTTTTTGGTCAGCCGGTGATAGTTCGCTCTGTAGTCAGAATGGAAACAGGCAAACAAGCGGCTGTAGAGGTGCCTGCAGATTGGGTTTTACTGGGCAGTGGTGATCGAGTTCATCCTGAACAGATGGATCCAGTTCCAAATTACTATTTTGCTTTACCTGATCGGCAGGTGACACCGTATAAAAAATCGCAATCAACAGCGTCGCTATTCACCATCGATACCTTACAAAAGGTAGACCTTTCCAGTGCCGTTGTTAAGAGAAGCGATTTTTCGTCGGGTTGGTATGCTAGCTTGAAGCAAGCACAAGAAAAAGTATTTGGAAATGGTTATGTGGTCGCAGGCCAGGCTTGGTTTACTTCATTTTCTCCAGCTGATAGTAATCAATCAGGGGGAGATTCGGTGGGAATGATTCAATTATACCGATTAGATCTACAATCAGGTTTGTTCAATAATCGTTCTCTGGGCGTGACGCAATACCATGATCAATTACTGGAAAATCTGGGTATTGTCTATCAAGCATCTGCACATCAGTTATGGATGACTGGAGTCAGAGCGGATGCTGATGATAAAAATAAGCAGTGTTCAAAGATAGGTATCCCATTGTCGGACGTAATCAAGCCACGGAAAATATCGGAATATCAAACAGAGTATTAA
- a CDS encoding type IV pilin protein, giving the protein MKNKKGFTLIELMIAVAIVAILTAIAYPSYMQHIQSARREDAKRALFSLAQSMENFYALNMTYVVPGVTGIPSGASTTVADDGHIYYDLSVNGATQSSYQVVATPTAGSGQASDVCGTLRLNRNGSTSAAQATCW; this is encoded by the coding sequence ATGAAAAATAAAAAAGGTTTTACGCTGATAGAATTGATGATCGCGGTAGCTATAGTGGCTATCTTAACTGCAATTGCATATCCATCTTATATGCAACATATCCAGTCTGCTCGACGGGAAGATGCTAAAAGGGCGCTATTCTCATTGGCACAATCGATGGAGAATTTTTATGCCCTTAATATGACATATGTAGTGCCTGGTGTAACGGGCATTCCTTCTGGGGCATCGACTACCGTCGCTGACGATGGACATATTTATTATGATTTAAGTGTGAATGGTGCGACGCAGAGCAGTTATCAGGTTGTCGCAACACCAACCGCGGGATCGGGTCAGGCTAGCGATGTGTGTGGTACTTTACGACTGAATCGTAATGGTTCAACAAGTGCAGCCCAAGCTACGTGCTGGTAA
- a CDS encoding PilC/PilY family type IV pilus protein, with protein sequence MKIKNKLITFMTLLLMSSNSYSVDVNLSTTPLFLGGQAVPLVMLVMGRDHTLYYEAYNDATDLDGNGVIDEYETRYAPKSASAYYGIFDSTLCYDYDSNNKYFNPVAKANADKSCTDSHWSGDFLNYLTTARIDAVRKVLYGGQRDVDTANQTILKRTILPHDAHSWGKVYTNDMSTKTNHPFDLSKYSPFAKPSDTEQIFFASTSLTNDGSAPKLRIVKVPKTKDNKQINIWNWLSREVHVADKYIDNYSDNLNNDSSTSSTFNYDQNGIVEIKDFTVRVAACVSGYLSNDCQLYGSTYKPVGLLQKYQENMKFGLLTGSYASNLAGGVLRKKISWLSDEINNSDGTFSGVIGVIRNINKLKVVGFNYSSIQYDCGWSFANKTLTNGSCQDWGSPLAEMLYESVRYFAGLLAPSDDYKYLSSAGDDTLGLTNVTAWDDPFAAADVGTCSKPIDLVINSLTPNFDADQIPGSAFNQGNTNVTINDNNFNASTDLNTISVKEGINGGKYFIGETKGSSNEANSPTVKTVSSLSNVRGLSPDEPGKQGSFYSAAVTYFAHTHDLNPKSGDQKLMTHVVALSSPLPQIKIKAGNNTVTLVPMAKSVKGSSISGKNGDFQPTNQIVDYYVKAISETSGTFLINFEDVEEGADHDMDMLVEYSYSVSGNNVTIRTTTLYAAGGITQHAGYVISGTSKDGLYLDVGDESSGSGGDYLYDLDTPDASFDNRGKSKSQAYLKYQTPISRIFTADGNAASFLASPLWYAAKWGGFNDKNGNNISDSGEWDSLTAGQPDNYYPVTNMSNLPTLLGQAFANIAAGSKTTTALAYSSPILTTSSTAYAYKTSFNSDNWTGDLKAFQIDSNGALAANATWSASTQLDAITVANRKIFTYTNGSKVSLAAPSTVAGSTSTLSAAQITTLLTDAGLTSSDTNIQNLVNYLRGDKTNEGTDSGKFRVRNHRLGDIVDSTPVSGTSITDSRKFVMVGANDGMVHIFDAATGNEIFAYMPSIPTAVNRNSNHLSVAALAKQAYSHQFYVNGGVSLAKVTSGETTKLIAIGTLGQGGQTVYALDLTDLSSPTATTNLLWEFTDPELGYTGGTPSIVTLKDGTKAVVFGNGYNNTQADGSASTTGNASIFVVNALTGELISRLDTKVGASADPLAKSRANAMAQPVVLADNVYSSNGVRKAKGIYAGDLFGNLWKWNIDDTDSSHWAPGLGTTAAPSPIFVAKDAGDHIQPITTRPSLAMHASANGIMVLFGTGKYVESTDNTYDLPTSGTPTTFGIQSFYGIRDYKDGTGISSLISRGDLKQRVITAEIKIGDNYKRLIDTSSDMTTLPAAIDWDTKKGWYLDLSNSNAEILGTGAAAKSVNGERSVTNSSVSLQKLAFTTLIPGTDVCAGTNSGWSMELNASEGTLYVPLTKVVSLQDESTISYLTSQKSINGILSSPSKVYSNDGGTVQSLTQVVSSNGDTRTTGGDKIASKQESWKQAY encoded by the coding sequence ATGAAAATAAAAAATAAGCTAATAACATTCATGACACTGTTATTGATGTCATCTAACTCATATTCAGTTGATGTTAATTTAAGTACAACACCACTGTTTCTTGGTGGGCAGGCTGTACCCTTAGTGATGTTAGTTATGGGGCGCGACCACACACTGTATTATGAAGCTTATAATGATGCCACCGATCTGGATGGCAATGGCGTTATTGATGAGTATGAAACCCGTTATGCACCTAAGAGTGCATCAGCATATTACGGTATTTTTGATTCAACTCTTTGCTATGATTATGATTCTAATAATAAATATTTTAACCCTGTTGCTAAAGCGAATGCAGATAAATCATGTACTGATAGCCACTGGAGTGGGGATTTCCTAAATTACTTAACTACTGCACGTATTGATGCTGTTCGGAAAGTGTTATATGGCGGCCAACGAGATGTTGATACCGCAAATCAAACTATATTGAAACGAACCATACTACCTCATGATGCTCACAGCTGGGGTAAGGTTTATACAAATGATATGTCTACCAAGACCAATCACCCATTTGATTTGTCAAAATACTCACCATTTGCTAAACCATCTGATACAGAGCAAATATTCTTTGCAAGTACATCATTAACGAATGATGGATCTGCACCAAAACTAAGAATAGTTAAGGTTCCAAAGACAAAAGACAACAAACAAATTAACATATGGAATTGGTTGAGTCGTGAAGTTCATGTTGCAGACAAATATATAGACAACTACAGCGATAATTTAAACAACGATTCATCAACGAGTTCAACATTTAATTATGATCAAAATGGAATTGTAGAAATAAAAGATTTTACTGTACGAGTCGCTGCTTGTGTTTCTGGTTATTTGTCAAATGATTGTCAACTGTATGGATCAACTTACAAACCTGTAGGTTTGCTTCAAAAATATCAAGAAAACATGAAATTTGGTTTGTTAACTGGTTCATATGCTAGCAATTTGGCTGGGGGTGTATTAAGGAAAAAAATATCATGGTTATCAGACGAAATTAATAATTCTGATGGTACATTTAGTGGCGTGATTGGTGTTATTCGTAATATTAACAAACTGAAAGTGGTTGGGTTTAATTATAGCTCTATTCAATATGATTGCGGATGGAGCTTTGCTAATAAAACACTAACCAATGGTTCTTGTCAGGATTGGGGTAGCCCACTGGCTGAAATGCTCTATGAGTCTGTCCGTTATTTTGCTGGATTATTAGCACCATCAGATGATTATAAATACCTGTCGAGCGCAGGGGATGACACATTGGGCCTGACTAATGTGACTGCGTGGGATGACCCATTTGCTGCAGCGGATGTTGGGACATGTTCTAAGCCCATTGATCTGGTTATCAATAGCCTTACACCAAATTTTGATGCAGATCAGATTCCGGGTTCGGCTTTTAATCAGGGGAATACAAATGTTACTATTAATGATAATAATTTTAATGCATCGACAGATCTTAATACCATATCAGTAAAGGAAGGTATAAATGGTGGGAAATATTTTATTGGTGAAACGAAAGGTTCGTCGAATGAAGCAAACTCACCGACTGTAAAAACAGTATCGTCATTATCTAATGTTCGAGGGCTGTCTCCTGATGAACCAGGAAAACAGGGGAGCTTTTATTCTGCTGCGGTTACTTATTTTGCGCATACGCATGATTTAAATCCTAAATCTGGCGATCAAAAACTGATGACCCATGTTGTTGCTTTATCGTCCCCATTACCGCAAATAAAAATAAAGGCAGGCAATAATACTGTTACTTTGGTTCCAATGGCAAAATCGGTCAAAGGATCTAGTATCAGTGGGAAAAATGGTGACTTCCAGCCAACAAATCAGATTGTTGATTATTATGTAAAAGCCATCAGTGAAACGTCAGGTACCTTTCTGATTAATTTTGAAGATGTTGAAGAAGGCGCTGATCATGACATGGATATGCTGGTTGAGTATTCATATTCGGTCTCTGGTAATAATGTCACGATTAGAACTACAACACTCTATGCTGCTGGTGGCATAACCCAACATGCGGGATACGTAATTTCAGGCACTAGTAAAGATGGTTTATATTTAGATGTAGGGGATGAATCATCGGGTTCTGGTGGTGATTATTTATATGATTTGGATACACCCGATGCGAGTTTTGATAACCGAGGAAAATCAAAATCACAGGCATATTTAAAATATCAAACTCCAATTTCTCGAATATTTACTGCTGATGGTAATGCTGCCAGTTTTTTGGCCTCACCGCTATGGTATGCCGCAAAATGGGGTGGGTTTAATGATAAAAATGGAAATAATATTTCCGACTCGGGGGAATGGGATAGTCTCACTGCAGGCCAGCCAGATAATTATTATCCGGTTACGAATATGAGTAATTTGCCAACTTTATTAGGGCAAGCATTCGCTAATATTGCTGCAGGATCTAAGACCACAACAGCATTAGCTTACAGCAGTCCAATACTCACAACATCTAGCACAGCCTATGCCTATAAAACATCATTTAATAGTGATAATTGGACGGGCGATTTAAAGGCATTCCAAATAGATAGCAATGGAGCATTAGCAGCAAATGCGACTTGGAGTGCTAGCACTCAGCTAGATGCGATAACGGTAGCTAATCGTAAGATATTTACATACACCAACGGAAGCAAAGTTAGCCTTGCGGCACCATCGACTGTGGCTGGTAGTACATCAACACTCTCTGCAGCGCAAATTACTACTTTGCTCACTGATGCCGGGTTGACCAGTTCCGATACTAATATTCAAAATCTAGTTAACTATTTACGCGGCGATAAGACCAATGAGGGCACTGATTCGGGAAAATTCAGAGTCCGTAACCATCGGTTAGGCGATATTGTTGATTCAACTCCAGTATCTGGCACTAGCATTACTGATTCACGTAAATTTGTGATGGTTGGCGCTAACGATGGCATGGTGCATATCTTTGATGCAGCCACTGGCAATGAAATATTTGCCTATATGCCAAGCATTCCAACGGCAGTAAATAGAAATAGTAATCATCTAAGTGTAGCTGCACTTGCTAAGCAAGCCTATTCCCACCAGTTTTATGTCAATGGTGGTGTAAGCCTAGCTAAGGTAACCTCAGGCGAAACAACAAAATTAATTGCAATCGGCACATTGGGACAGGGCGGTCAAACTGTGTATGCTCTTGATCTAACTGATTTAAGTAGTCCAACCGCAACAACTAATTTACTTTGGGAATTCACAGATCCTGAGCTTGGATATACCGGAGGAACACCATCGATTGTAACGTTGAAGGATGGAACGAAAGCCGTTGTGTTTGGTAATGGTTATAACAACACTCAAGCTGATGGTTCTGCGTCAACAACGGGGAATGCCTCAATTTTTGTGGTGAATGCTCTGACAGGAGAATTAATTTCCCGCCTCGATACGAAGGTGGGGGCGTCAGCTGATCCTTTGGCAAAATCACGCGCCAATGCGATGGCACAGCCAGTTGTGCTGGCCGACAATGTGTATTCATCTAATGGTGTTAGAAAGGCGAAAGGCATTTATGCGGGCGACTTATTTGGTAATCTTTGGAAATGGAATATCGATGATACCGATAGCTCGCATTGGGCTCCGGGGTTAGGCACAACAGCTGCACCGTCACCTATTTTTGTTGCAAAAGATGCTGGAGACCATATTCAGCCAATAACCACAAGACCAAGTCTTGCGATGCATGCATCCGCAAATGGGATTATGGTTTTATTCGGCACGGGTAAATATGTTGAATCGACAGATAATACCTATGATTTACCGACTAGTGGAACGCCGACTACCTTTGGTATTCAATCATTCTATGGCATTCGTGATTATAAAGATGGTACGGGGATCAGCTCGTTAATTTCAAGAGGCGACCTGAAGCAACGAGTCATTACCGCTGAAATCAAAATTGGGGATAATTATAAGCGACTCATTGATACCAGTTCCGATATGACTACATTACCTGCGGCAATTGACTGGGATACAAAAAAAGGCTGGTATCTGGATCTAAGTAATAGTAATGCGGAAATATTAGGTACTGGCGCTGCTGCAAAAAGTGTTAATGGCGAACGTTCAGTGACAAATAGCAGTGTCTCTCTACAGAAACTTGCATTTACTACGTTGATTCCAGGCACCGATGTCTGTGCTGGCACAAATTCAGGTTGGTCAATGGAGCTTAACGCATCCGAAGGCACTCTGTATGTTCCTTTGACAAAGGTCGTTAGTCTGCAGGATGAAAGCACAATCTCTTACTTGACGAGTCAAAAAAGTATAAATGGGATTTTATCTTCACCGAGTAAGGTGTATTCAAATGATGGTGGTACCGTTCAATCATTAACTCAAGTTGTATCTAGTAATGGCGATACTCGCACCACAGGAGGTGATAAAATTGCCTCTAAGCAAGAATCCTGGAAACAGGCTTATTGA
- a CDS encoding GspH/FimT family pseudopilin produces the protein MSQHGFTFLELMTTLAVGVILLLIGVPGLQYLLADTAVQTEAFSLHTALHHARSQAIDTGEYVIACLANEQEQCVKNGFSHILLFSDINRDRQLTSGNDGDTILFRGSPFHQLIVTTNQMQFVFQPDGTQAGTPGSIILCGKGITNGVAIIVAMSGRVRRQEISCP, from the coding sequence ATGTCGCAACACGGATTTACCTTCCTTGAACTGATGACCACCTTGGCTGTTGGCGTCATTTTATTACTGATTGGCGTACCCGGTTTACAGTATTTACTTGCGGATACGGCAGTACAAACAGAAGCTTTTTCACTACATACCGCGTTACACCATGCCCGAAGTCAGGCTATCGATACTGGTGAGTATGTTATCGCGTGCCTTGCCAATGAGCAGGAACAATGTGTAAAAAACGGCTTCTCACACATCTTGCTATTCAGCGATATCAACCGCGACCGACAACTCACATCTGGCAATGATGGCGATACGATCTTGTTTCGCGGCTCGCCCTTCCATCAGCTAATCGTTACCACTAACCAAATGCAGTTTGTCTTTCAACCCGATGGCACACAAGCAGGCACACCTGGTTCAATTATCCTCTGCGGAAAAGGTATAACCAACGGAGTAGCTATCATTGTTGCGATGAGTGGGCGGGTTCGACGACAAGAGATCTCCTGCCCATAA
- a CDS encoding PilW family protein, whose translation MGELMRNKISGFGLIELMVALVISLLFISGLYSLFSGNQKAISLMRVNGQIVLDGDKSMNIINSYIQYAGYRDYTQIKNQQYLPAASAAGVTWNAKQFIYGDNQVTGSASVKNNTDDIFIRYWGSGSTTDDTILNCHGAGVANTAINTVHIFVDSSNNLNCFDVINNDNTVIASGIENLQIRYVLKNGTSMTYKEPPLSVSEYESVVRIEIALVMAANFDNNLSGASNYTIWGTSYAVATDDSHRLRHVYTNSILVRN comes from the coding sequence ATGGGTGAATTAATGAGAAATAAAATCTCTGGATTTGGTTTAATAGAACTAATGGTCGCATTGGTTATTAGTTTATTATTTATATCAGGACTCTATTCTTTATTCAGTGGGAATCAAAAAGCGATATCTTTGATGAGAGTCAATGGGCAAATTGTGCTTGATGGTGATAAGTCGATGAATATTATTAATTCCTATATTCAATATGCAGGCTATCGTGATTATACACAAATAAAAAACCAGCAATATTTACCAGCAGCATCTGCTGCTGGTGTTACATGGAATGCTAAACAATTTATTTATGGGGATAATCAAGTTACAGGTTCGGCATCAGTAAAAAACAACACAGATGATATTTTTATTCGTTACTGGGGATCTGGTTCAACAACAGATGATACAATTTTAAACTGTCATGGCGCTGGGGTTGCTAATACTGCAATTAATACAGTGCATATTTTTGTTGATAGTTCAAATAATTTAAATTGTTTTGATGTTATTAACAATGATAATACTGTTATCGCCTCAGGCATTGAAAATCTACAAATAAGATATGTTTTAAAAAATGGCACTTCAATGACTTATAAAGAGCCACCTCTATCAGTTAGTGAATATGAATCAGTCGTAAGAATTGAGATTGCCTTAGTAATGGCAGCTAATTTTGATAATAATTTATCAGGTGCATCAAACTATACTATCTGGGGTACGAGCTATGCAGTTGCTACGGATGATTCTCATCGTTTACGGCATGTATATACCAACTCAATATTGGTGAGAAACTAA
- a CDS encoding type IV pilin protein, which translates to MYAYFSFTNNSMKPSGFTLIDLMITIFIVAVLSAVSYPSYRQYILVSHRVEAKMKLTNVANQEEQFFMQTGHYASLNKLGFVLSGDNILTEYGFYSVSVNLTNNGYVLTAEISGVQKADIDCQIFTLTHNNTKTSYPRMDCWE; encoded by the coding sequence ATGTATGCTTATTTTTCTTTTACAAACAATTCCATGAAACCATCTGGATTTACATTAATAGATTTGATGATAACAATATTTATTGTTGCTGTGCTTTCAGCTGTCTCATATCCATCATATAGACAATATATTTTAGTTAGCCATCGTGTTGAGGCAAAAATGAAGTTAACAAATGTTGCAAACCAAGAAGAACAATTCTTTATGCAAACAGGTCATTACGCATCATTAAATAAACTTGGCTTCGTTTTATCAGGTGACAATATACTCACTGAGTATGGTTTCTATTCAGTTTCTGTGAATTTAACAAATAATGGTTATGTTTTAACTGCCGAAATATCTGGAGTTCAGAAAGCAGATATTGATTGCCAAATATTCACCTTAACTCACAACAACACAAAAACGAGTTATCCCAGAATGGATTGCTGGGAATGA